A genomic segment from Spinacia oleracea cultivar Varoflay chromosome 3, BTI_SOV_V1, whole genome shotgun sequence encodes:
- the LOC110796659 gene encoding probable mannitol dehydrogenase yields the protein MAKSAEDQEHPLKAFGFAATDSSGLLSPFHFSRRETGPEDVNVQILFCGVCHSDLHSVKNDWGFSRYPMVPGHEIVGIVTKVGNNVKKFKVGEHVGVGVIVGSCEKCESCEQDLENYCPEMVFTYNANDKDGSRTYGGYSDVIVVNQRFVLNIPDNLPLDATAPLLCAGITVYSPMKYYGMAVSGKHLGVCGLGGLGHVAVKFGKAFGLKVTVISSSPDKEDEALNRLGADGFLVSKDAAKMKGAMGTMDFILDTVSAVHSLLPLLGLLKLNGKLITVGLPNKPLELPVFPLVFGRKLVGGSDFGGLKETQEMLDFCGKHNITADIELIKMDYINTAMERLAKSDVRYRFVIDVANSLPACKI from the exons ATGGCAAAATCAGCAGAAGATCAAGAGCACCCACTTAAAGCTTTTGGCTTTGCTGCTACTGATTCGTCTGGTTTACTCTCTCCTTTCCATTTTTCTAGGAG GGAAACTGGTCCTGAAGATGTAAATGTTCAAATCCTATTCTGCGGAGTATGCCATTCTGACTTGCACTCTGTGAAGAATGATTGGGGTTTCAGCAGATATCCCATGGTTCCTGG GCATGAAATTGTGGGCATCGTAACAAAAGTTGGGAATAATGTGAAGAAATTCAAAGTTGGAGAACATGTGGGTGTTGGTGTGATCGTAGGATCCTGTGAGAAATGTGAAAGTTGTGAACAAGACTTGGAAAATTACTGCCCTGAAATGGTATTCACCTATAATGCCAATGACAAAGATGGGAGCAGGACTTATGGTGGTTATTCTGATGTGATTGTTGTTAACCAAAGATTTGTGCTTAACATACCCGACAACCTGCCTCTTGATGCTACTGCACCCCTCTTGTGTGCTGGGATCACAGTATACAGTCCTATGAAATATTATGGAATGGCAGTGAGTGGGAAGCATTTAGGAGTTTGTGGATTAGGCGGACTTGGTCATGTTGCTGTTAAGTTTGGGAAAGCCTTTGGGCTTAAAGTTACCGTGATTAGCTCCTCACCTGATAAAGAGGATGAAGCTCTTAACAGACTTGGCGCGGATGGTTTCCTTGTCAGCAAGGATGCTGCAAAGATGAAG GGTGCAATGGGAACTATGGACTTCATTCTTGACACAGTATCTGCAGTTCATTCGTTGCTTCCACTACTTGGATTGctgaagttgaacgggaagctGATTACTGTTGGTCTCCCAAACAAACCTCTGGAACTTCCGGTGTTCCCCTTGGTCTTCG GTAGAAAACTCGTTGGAGGAAGTGATTTTGGTGGGCTGAAGGAAACTCAGGAGATGCTTGATTTCTGTGGAAAGCATAACATTACTGCAGATATAGAACTCATCAAAATGGACTACATAAACACAGCTATGGAACGCCTTGCTAAGTCGGATGTGCGCTACCGTTTTGTTATCGATGTTGCTAACTCCTTACCCGCTTGCAAAATATAG
- the LOC110796660 gene encoding sorbitol dehydrogenase-like, protein MGKGGNSNEASENMAAWLLGINNLKIQPYKLPALGPNDVRVRMKAVGICGSDVHYLKTMSCGDYQVKEPMVIGHECAGIIEEVGSEVDYLVAGDRVALEPGIGCWRCNRCKEGSYNLCPDMKFFATPPIHGSLANQIVHPANLCFKLPDNMSLEEGAMCEPLSVGVYGCRRAEVGAETTVLIIGAGPIGLVTLLSAKAFGAPRIIVADVDEHRLSVAKSLGAYAVVQVSTNKDDVASEIEKLKKAMGKDIDVTLDCAGFEKTVSTAFGATRNGGKVCLIGMGHSIMTVPLTPAASREVDVLGVFRYKNTWEQCLEFISSGKIDVKPLITHRFGFSEEEVIEAFETSAKGGNAIKVMFNL, encoded by the exons ATGGGAAAGGGTGGAAATTCTAATGAAGCTTCCGAAAACATGGCCGCATGGCTTCTCGGTATCAACAATCTCAAGATTCAACCTTACAAACTTCCTGCACTCG GGCCTAATGATGTAAGGGTACGAATGAAGGCTGTTGGAATTTGTGGTAGCGATGTTCACTACTTGAAGACAATGAGCTGTGGTGATTATCAAGTGAAAGAACCAATGGTTATTGGGCATGAATGTGCTGGTATTATTGAAGAAGTTGGTAGTGAAGTCGATTATCTTGTTGCCGGTGATAGAGTTGCTCTTGAGCCTGGGATTGGCTGCTGGCGTTGCAATCGCTGCAAAGAAGGAAGTTACAATCTTTGCCCTGATATGAAATTCTTTGCAACTCCACCTATTCATGGCTCTCTTGCTAATCAG ATTGTGCACCCAGCAAATTTGTGCTTCAAACTACCTGATAACATGAGTTTGGAAGAAGGAGCAATGTGTGAACCACTAAGCGTTGGTGTCTACGGTTGTCGTCGTGCTGAGGTTGGGGCTGAGACAACAGTTCTGATAATTGGAGCAGGACCAATTGGTCTAGTTACACTGTTGTCAGCTAAGGCTTTTGGAGCACCAAGGATTATAGTGGCTGATGTAGATGAACATCGTCTTTCTGTTGCTAAGAGTCTTGGTGCTTATGCTGTTGTACAAGTTTCAACCAATAAGGATGATGTTGCTTCAGAAATTGAGAAACTTAAGAAAGCAATGGGAAAAGATATTGATGTAACTCTTGATTGTGCTGGTTTTGAGAAAACTGTATCAACTGCTTTTGGTGCTACTCGTAATGGAGGCAAAGTCTGCTTAATTGGGATGGGTCATTCTATCATGACTGTTCCCTTAACACCAGCTGCCTCTAG GGAGGTAGATGTATTGGGAGTTTTCCGGTACAAGAATACATGGGAACAATGCTTGGAGTTCATTAGTAGCGGAAAGATTGATGTCAAGCCTCTGATTACCCATAgattcggattttctgaagaagaGGTGATTGAAGCTTTTGAGACCAGTGCAAAGGGTGGAAACGCAATCAAAGTTATGTTCAATCTATAA